Proteins from a genomic interval of Kitasatospora herbaricolor:
- a CDS encoding universal stress protein: MTDLYGVGRDEPRPGRIVVGVSGSLGSLAALHRAVAEGRATGAEVLAVLAWIPPGGEHGYRLAPCPPLLATWQEDAAARLREALDEAFGGAPTGVRFSARVIRGDSGPALVHTADRAADLLVVGAGGGSRLRRGLRPSVTAHCVRRAACPVLAVPRPTLHRELAAFHRRHLRHLPTAPAPSH; the protein is encoded by the coding sequence ATGACGGACCTGTACGGGGTCGGCCGCGACGAGCCGCGGCCCGGGCGGATCGTGGTCGGTGTGAGCGGATCGCTCGGCAGCCTGGCAGCGCTGCACCGGGCTGTCGCCGAGGGCCGCGCCACCGGCGCCGAGGTACTGGCCGTGCTCGCCTGGATCCCGCCGGGCGGTGAGCACGGCTACCGGCTCGCGCCCTGCCCGCCCCTCCTGGCGACCTGGCAGGAGGACGCGGCGGCCCGCCTGCGCGAGGCCCTCGACGAGGCGTTCGGCGGTGCGCCGACGGGGGTGCGGTTCTCCGCCCGGGTCATCCGCGGCGACAGCGGCCCGGCCTTGGTGCACACCGCGGACCGCGCGGCCGACCTGCTGGTGGTCGGGGCCGGCGGTGGCAGCCGGCTGCGCCGGGGACTTCGGCCATCCGTGACGGCGCACTGCGTCAGGCGCGCGGCCTGTCCGGTGCTCGCCGTGCCGAGGCCCACGCTCCACCGCGAGCTGGCGGCGTTCCACCGGCGCCACCTCCGGCACCTGCCGACCGCACCGGCTCCGAGCCACTGA
- a CDS encoding amino acid transporter, whose translation MCLTGLDYFSTLGYQPGIAALAAGLLSPVATVVLVIVTLCGALPVYRRVAQESPHGQGSIAMLERLLSFWQGKLFVLALLGFAATDFVITITLSAADATAHLVENPHLTGALHGRQVLITMILVALLGAVFLKGFSEAIGVAVVLVAVYLALNVVVVAVGLWHVLSDPDLVTDWTHALTVEHGNVVAMVGVAVLVFPKLALGLSGFETGVAVMPHIEGEEGDTEEKPVGRIRGTRKLLTTAAVIMSVFLITTSFITTLLIPPAAFEPGGGANGRALAYLAHEYLGGAFGSVYDVSTIAILWFAGASAMAGLLNLMPRYLPRYGMAPHWARAVRPMVLVLTGVAFLITWIFDASVDEQGGAYATGVLVLITSAAIAVTIAAHQAGQRGWTVGFAIIAAVFVYTTGDNIAERPDGVKIGACFIAAIVLVSLASRLARAFELRVTDVVLDQVAERFVRDCSNRTIRLIANEPDNRDLAEYREKLQQIRTDNDIPVEDDLVFVEVTVRDPSDFEAELTVRGEVLHGRYRVLTLEHSSIPNALAALLLHVRDATGQQPHIYFEWTEGNPFAQFLRFFLFGQGEVAPVTREVLREAEPDRARRPRVHVG comes from the coding sequence ATGTGCCTGACCGGTCTGGACTACTTCTCCACCCTGGGCTACCAACCCGGCATCGCGGCGCTGGCAGCCGGACTGCTGTCGCCGGTGGCGACCGTCGTGCTGGTGATCGTCACCCTGTGCGGGGCGCTGCCGGTGTACCGGAGGGTGGCCCAGGAGAGCCCGCACGGGCAGGGCTCGATCGCCATGCTGGAGCGACTGCTGTCGTTCTGGCAGGGCAAGCTGTTCGTCCTGGCGCTGCTCGGCTTCGCCGCGACCGACTTCGTGATCACCATCACCCTGTCCGCCGCCGACGCCACCGCGCACCTGGTGGAGAACCCGCACCTCACCGGCGCACTGCACGGCCGCCAGGTGCTGATCACGATGATCCTGGTGGCCCTGCTCGGGGCGGTGTTCCTCAAGGGCTTCAGCGAGGCGATCGGCGTCGCCGTGGTGCTGGTGGCGGTCTACCTCGCACTGAACGTGGTGGTGGTCGCGGTCGGGCTGTGGCACGTGCTGTCGGATCCCGACCTGGTCACGGACTGGACGCACGCGCTGACCGTCGAGCACGGCAACGTGGTGGCCATGGTCGGGGTGGCCGTGCTGGTCTTCCCGAAGCTGGCCCTGGGCCTGTCCGGGTTCGAGACCGGGGTCGCGGTGATGCCGCACATCGAGGGCGAGGAGGGCGACACCGAGGAGAAGCCGGTCGGGCGGATCCGCGGCACCCGAAAGCTCCTCACCACCGCCGCCGTGATCATGAGCGTGTTCCTGATCACCACCAGCTTCATCACGACCCTGCTGATCCCGCCCGCCGCCTTCGAGCCGGGCGGCGGGGCCAACGGCCGCGCCCTGGCCTACCTGGCCCACGAATACCTCGGCGGCGCCTTCGGCAGCGTCTACGACGTCTCCACCATCGCCATCCTCTGGTTCGCAGGGGCCTCCGCGATGGCCGGCCTGCTCAACCTGATGCCCCGCTACCTGCCGCGCTACGGCATGGCGCCGCACTGGGCGCGGGCCGTGCGGCCGATGGTGCTGGTGCTCACCGGGGTCGCCTTCCTGATCACCTGGATCTTCGACGCCAGCGTCGACGAGCAGGGCGGCGCCTACGCCACCGGTGTCCTGGTCCTGATCACCTCGGCCGCCATCGCCGTGACCATCGCCGCGCACCAGGCCGGCCAGCGCGGCTGGACCGTCGGCTTCGCGATCATCGCGGCGGTCTTCGTCTACACCACCGGCGACAACATTGCCGAGCGGCCCGACGGCGTGAAGATCGGGGCCTGCTTCATCGCCGCGATCGTGCTGGTCTCCCTCGCCTCCCGGCTGGCCCGTGCCTTCGAACTGCGGGTCACGGACGTCGTCCTCGACCAGGTCGCCGAGCGCTTCGTGCGGGACTGCTCGAACCGGACCATCCGGCTGATCGCCAACGAGCCCGACAACCGGGACCTCGCCGAGTACCGGGAGAAGCTCCAGCAGATCCGGACGGACAACGACATCCCGGTCGAGGACGACCTGGTGTTCGTGGAGGTCACCGTCCGGGACCCGTCGGACTTCGAGGCGGAGCTGACCGTCCGCGGCGAGGTGCTGCACGGGCGCTACCGCGTCCTGACCCTGGAGCACTCCAGCATCCCGAACGCGCTCGCCGCGCTGCTGCTGCACGTGCGGGACGCCACCGGGCAGCAGCCGCACATCTACTTCGAGTGGACCGAGGGCAACCCGTTCGCGCAGTTCCTGCGGTTCTTCCTGTTCGGACAGGGCGAGGTCGCCCCGGTCACCCGCGAAGTCCTGCGGGAGGCCGAGCCGGACCGCGCCCGCCGCCCCCGGGTCCACGTCGGCTGA
- a CDS encoding potassium-transporting ATPase subunit C, whose product MPKPLPTSVRTHFTALRMLLVMTVVLGLAYPLLVTGISQVAFSDKANGSIVSSQGKEIGSSLLGQNYNLPKTDPSDSTTGAEPDEAPVPDPKWFQPRPSAYAYDPKSSGASNLGPDSEDLLKAVEERRAAVAAFDGVDPASVPPDALTASGSSLDPQISVAYAKEQVARVAKARNLPADKLNALVTKYTEGRSLGFLGAEGVNVVLLNRAVSEQN is encoded by the coding sequence ATGCCCAAGCCACTGCCCACCTCCGTCCGCACCCACTTCACCGCGCTGCGGATGCTGCTGGTGATGACCGTCGTCCTCGGTCTCGCCTACCCACTGCTGGTCACCGGCATCAGCCAGGTCGCCTTCAGCGACAAGGCCAACGGCTCGATCGTCAGCTCCCAGGGCAAGGAGATCGGCTCCAGCCTGCTCGGCCAGAACTACAACCTCCCGAAGACGGACCCTTCCGATTCAACAACGGGTGCCGAGCCGGACGAGGCGCCGGTTCCGGACCCCAAGTGGTTCCAGCCCCGGCCCTCCGCCTACGCCTACGACCCGAAGAGCTCCGGGGCCTCCAACCTCGGCCCCGACAGCGAGGACCTGCTGAAGGCCGTCGAGGAGCGCCGGGCCGCCGTCGCCGCCTTCGACGGAGTGGACCCGGCCAGCGTCCCGCCGGACGCGCTCACCGCCTCCGGGTCGAGTCTCGACCCGCAGATCTCCGTCGCCTACGCCAAGGAGCAGGTCGCCCGGGTCGCCAAGGCCCGCAACCTGCCCGCGGACAAGCTGAACGCGTTGGTCACCAAGTACACCGAGGGCCGCTCGCTCGGCTTCCTCGGCGCGGAGGGCGTCAACGTCGTCCTGCTCAACAGGGCTGTCAGCGAGCAGAACTGA
- a CDS encoding APC family permease produces MRSEELGETLLPKRLALPIFASDPLSSVAYATQEILLVLTVGGTAFLYLTPWVAAGVVALMVVVVASYRQVVHAYPSGGGSYEVVSRNLGANSGLVVAASLLVDYVMTVAVSVASGVDNIISALPSLADHRVLLAVGFVALLTAMNLRGVRESGNAFAAPTYLFIGAMLLMIATGLVRVVFGDAPVAESAAFGVEPEHGKDALAGLGLLLLGLRAFASGCTALTGVEAISNGVPAFRAPKSRNAATTMAVMGITAVVMFVGVTALALIAKVHYVDDACQLTGIAGDCSAYTQQTVIAQLAASVFGGSDSLLFYLIQAATALVLILAANTAFNGFPLLASILAEHRYLPRQMHTRGDRLAFSNGIIALAVVAGGLLWLYKADVTSLIHLYILGVFTSFTLSQIGMVRHWNRALATETDAQVRGAAQRSRIINGLGAVTTALVLVIVLLTKFTQGAWLAVVAAVVLWLMMRGIRRHYDTVAEELAVEDPQAESARPSRVHGIVLVSKLHKPTLRAIGYAEAFRPDTLEAVTVAVEQDSTDELRAQWDESGIQVPLKVLDSPYREITKPVVGYVRGVRQGNPRDAVAVFIPEYVVGHWWEHLLHNQSALWLKSRLLFTAGVMVISVPWQLSSAPRADRPARRAPGAVRRGEPVRTKAVPESEKV; encoded by the coding sequence ATGCGCAGCGAGGAACTGGGCGAGACCCTGCTCCCGAAGCGACTGGCGCTGCCGATCTTCGCGTCCGACCCGCTCTCCTCGGTGGCCTACGCCACCCAGGAGATCCTGCTGGTGCTCACCGTCGGCGGCACCGCCTTCCTGTACCTGACCCCGTGGGTCGCCGCGGGTGTGGTGGCGCTGATGGTGGTCGTGGTGGCCTCCTACCGTCAGGTCGTCCACGCCTACCCGAGCGGTGGCGGCTCGTACGAGGTGGTGTCACGCAACCTCGGGGCCAATTCCGGGCTCGTGGTGGCGGCCTCGCTGCTGGTCGACTACGTGATGACCGTCGCGGTGTCGGTGGCCTCGGGGGTGGACAACATCATTTCGGCGCTGCCGAGCCTCGCGGACCACCGCGTCCTGCTCGCCGTCGGCTTCGTGGCCCTGCTGACGGCGATGAACCTGCGAGGTGTCCGGGAGTCCGGCAACGCGTTCGCCGCGCCGACGTACCTGTTCATCGGGGCCATGCTGCTGATGATCGCCACCGGCCTGGTCCGGGTGGTGTTCGGGGACGCGCCGGTCGCCGAGAGCGCGGCGTTCGGGGTCGAGCCGGAGCACGGCAAGGACGCCCTGGCCGGTCTCGGCCTGCTGCTGCTCGGCCTGCGGGCCTTCGCCTCCGGCTGTACGGCGCTGACCGGCGTGGAGGCGATATCCAACGGCGTGCCCGCCTTCCGGGCGCCCAAGTCGCGCAACGCCGCGACCACCATGGCCGTCATGGGCATCACCGCGGTGGTGATGTTCGTCGGCGTCACCGCGCTCGCCCTGATCGCCAAGGTGCACTACGTCGACGACGCCTGTCAGCTCACCGGCATCGCGGGGGACTGCTCGGCCTACACCCAGCAGACCGTGATCGCCCAGCTGGCGGCCTCCGTCTTCGGTGGCAGCGACAGCCTCCTCTTCTACCTGATCCAGGCGGCGACCGCGCTGGTGCTGATCCTGGCGGCGAACACCGCCTTCAACGGGTTCCCGCTGCTGGCCTCGATCCTGGCCGAGCACCGCTACCTGCCCCGGCAGATGCACACCCGCGGCGACCGGCTGGCCTTCTCCAACGGCATCATCGCCCTCGCGGTGGTGGCCGGCGGCCTGCTCTGGCTCTACAAGGCGGACGTCACCAGCCTGATCCACCTCTACATCCTCGGCGTCTTCACCTCCTTCACGCTGTCCCAGATCGGTATGGTCCGGCACTGGAACCGGGCGCTGGCCACCGAGACCGACGCCCAGGTGCGCGGCGCCGCGCAGCGCTCGCGGATCATCAACGGCCTGGGCGCGGTCACCACCGCGCTGGTGCTGGTGATCGTGCTGCTGACCAAGTTCACCCAGGGCGCCTGGCTGGCGGTGGTGGCCGCGGTCGTGCTCTGGCTGATGATGCGCGGCATCCGCCGGCACTACGACACCGTCGCCGAGGAACTGGCCGTCGAGGACCCGCAGGCCGAGTCGGCCCGGCCGTCCCGGGTGCACGGCATCGTGCTGGTCTCCAAGCTGCACAAGCCCACCCTGCGGGCGATCGGCTACGCCGAGGCGTTCCGTCCGGACACCCTGGAGGCCGTCACGGTCGCGGTCGAGCAGGACTCCACCGACGAGCTGCGGGCTCAGTGGGACGAGTCCGGCATCCAAGTACCCCTGAAGGTGCTGGACTCGCCGTACCGCGAGATCACCAAGCCGGTCGTCGGGTACGTCCGCGGCGTCCGGCAGGGCAACCCGCGTGACGCCGTCGCCGTGTTCATCCCGGAGTACGTGGTCGGCCACTGGTGGGAGCACCTGCTGCACAACCAGTCCGCGCTCTGGCTGAAGAGCCGCCTGCTGTTCACGGCGGGTGTGATGGTGATCAGCGTGCCCTGGCAGCTCTCCTCGGCCCCCAGGGCCGACCGCCCGGCCCGCCGCGCCCCGGGTGCGGTCCGCCGTGGCGAGCCGGTCAGGACGAAGGCCGTCCCGGAGTCCGAGAAGGTCTGA
- the kdpF gene encoding K(+)-transporting ATPase subunit F produces the protein MSAENIAGLLVAAALVGYLVLALIHPEKF, from the coding sequence GTGAGCGCCGAGAACATCGCAGGTCTCCTCGTCGCCGCCGCGCTCGTCGGCTACCTCGTCCTGGCGTTGATCCACCCGGAGAAGTTCTGA
- the kdpA gene encoding potassium-transporting ATPase subunit KdpA — protein MSSTLAGWLQALALVGALALCYRPLGDHIAGLLTTAKHLKAERGIYRLIGVDGDADQRWPVYLRSVLAFSAVSILFLYGLIRLQTFLLLNLGVPQMPGHQAWNTAISFVTNTNWQSYSGESAMGHLVQMAGLAVQNFVSAAVGIAVVAALIRGFTRNRTDRVGNFWVDLTRIVLRLLLPLAIVFALVLVANGVVQNFHGFHEVATLAGDPQSIPGGPVASQEVIKELGTNGGGFYNANSAHPFENPTGFTNVLEIFLLLVIPFALPRAFGRMVGDNRQGYAIVAVMGLFWVASAALITFAEAQHGGTALNAAGAATEGKEQRFGIAASGLFAASTTLTSTGAVNSFHDSFTPFGGGLTIFNMMLGEIAPGGTGSGLYGMLILAIVAVFVAGLMVGRTPEYLGKKLGGREMKFASLYILTTPSIVLIGAGIATALPGERAGMLNSGPHGFSEVLYAFTSAANNNGSAFAGITVSTDWYDTALGLAMVFGRFLPMVFVLALAGSLARQQPVPATPGTLPTHKPLFVGLLSGVVLIVVGLTYFPALALGPIAEGLH, from the coding sequence ATGAGCTCCACACTCGCGGGCTGGCTGCAAGCTCTCGCCCTCGTCGGCGCGCTGGCCCTGTGCTACCGCCCCCTCGGCGACCACATCGCCGGACTCCTCACCACCGCCAAGCACCTCAAGGCCGAGCGCGGCATCTACCGCCTCATAGGCGTCGACGGTGACGCCGACCAGCGCTGGCCGGTCTACCTCCGCTCGGTCCTGGCCTTCTCGGCCGTCTCGATCCTCTTCCTCTACGGCCTGATCCGCCTCCAGACCTTCCTGCTGCTGAACCTCGGCGTCCCGCAGATGCCCGGCCACCAGGCCTGGAACACCGCGATCTCCTTCGTCACCAACACCAACTGGCAGTCCTACAGCGGCGAGTCCGCGATGGGCCACCTGGTGCAGATGGCCGGCCTGGCGGTGCAGAACTTCGTCTCCGCCGCCGTCGGCATCGCCGTCGTGGCGGCCCTGATCCGGGGCTTCACCCGCAACCGCACCGACCGGGTCGGCAACTTCTGGGTCGACCTGACCCGGATCGTGCTGCGCCTGCTGCTGCCGCTGGCGATCGTCTTCGCCCTGGTCCTGGTGGCGAACGGCGTGGTGCAGAACTTCCACGGCTTCCACGAGGTGGCGACGCTCGCCGGCGACCCGCAGTCGATCCCGGGCGGCCCGGTGGCCTCCCAGGAGGTCATCAAGGAGCTGGGCACCAACGGCGGCGGCTTCTACAACGCCAACTCCGCGCACCCGTTCGAGAACCCGACCGGCTTCACCAACGTGCTGGAGATCTTCCTGCTGCTGGTGATCCCGTTCGCGCTGCCCCGGGCCTTCGGCCGGATGGTCGGCGACAACCGCCAGGGCTACGCGATCGTCGCCGTGATGGGCCTGTTCTGGGTCGCCTCCGCGGCGCTGATCACCTTCGCCGAGGCGCAGCACGGCGGCACCGCCCTGAACGCGGCGGGCGCGGCGACGGAGGGCAAGGAGCAGCGGTTCGGCATCGCGGCCTCCGGCCTCTTCGCGGCCTCGACGACGCTGACCTCCACCGGCGCGGTGAACTCCTTCCACGACTCGTTCACACCGTTCGGCGGTGGCCTGACGATCTTCAACATGATGCTCGGCGAGATCGCGCCCGGCGGTACCGGCTCCGGCCTGTACGGGATGCTGATCCTGGCGATCGTCGCGGTCTTCGTGGCCGGTCTGATGGTCGGCCGCACCCCCGAGTACCTCGGCAAGAAGCTCGGCGGCCGCGAGATGAAGTTCGCGTCCCTCTACATCCTCACCACCCCGAGCATCGTGCTGATCGGCGCGGGCATCGCGACGGCGCTGCCCGGCGAGCGGGCCGGGATGCTGAACTCCGGTCCGCACGGCTTCTCCGAGGTGCTGTACGCCTTCACCTCGGCCGCCAACAACAACGGGTCGGCGTTCGCCGGCATCACCGTCAGCACTGACTGGTACGACACCGCACTGGGCCTCGCCATGGTGTTCGGCCGCTTCCTGCCGATGGTGTTCGTGCTGGCGCTGGCCGGCTCGCTCGCCCGGCAGCAGCCGGTTCCCGCCACCCCGGGCACCCTGCCCACCCACAAGCCGCTGTTCGTGGGCCTGCTGTCGGGCGTCGTCCTGATCGTCGTCGGCCTCACCTACTTCCCGGCCCTGGCTCTCGGGCCGATCGCGGAAGGTCTGCACTGA
- a CDS encoding APC family permease, producing the protein MFGTTKGRQPAPALDAGEAEPPDTGAAGEGRDKLSALGGLAALSLDAMASVAYGPESIVLVLAAAGGHGLGFTLPVTVSIAVLLAVLVASYRQVIAAFPDGGGSYAVAKAHLGRRTALTAAASLVIDYILNVAVSVTAGVAALTSAFPGLYEQRVWLCLAVLAVVTAVNLRGIAESARWFMAPTAVFVLSIMAIIVVGLFRDAPASTGAAAGHASAPAGNATAVGVLLLLKAFAAGCSALTGVEAVANAVPSFRTPRVKRARHTEVALGGLLGVMLIGLAVLIGRFHLRPVEGVTVLAQLADASLGHGFGFYLVQFATVVLLGLAANTSFGGLPVLLRLLARDNHLPHVFALRADRQVHRHGVLFLSIVSAALLVASGGDVNSLVPLFAIGVFVGFTICQVGMVRHWNRERGPRWQGKALLNGFGALLTGVATIVVTGTKFTEGAWGICLALPLLVLLLELIHRTYARIGARLELGRVPGAVERQRSLVVVPVTAITRLTRDALSAAVSLGDEVLAVTVVHTAPDAEDQQAAEALRRDWELWRPGVALVEVADAHRRLGPPIAAFVNELAAEHAYDRVTVLIPEVEPVQLWQRALQNRRGAVIDRALRRHTDAVVCRLRMRM; encoded by the coding sequence ATGTTCGGTACCACCAAGGGGCGGCAACCCGCGCCGGCCCTGGACGCCGGCGAGGCCGAGCCCCCTGACACCGGCGCTGCGGGCGAGGGCCGGGACAAGCTCAGCGCCCTGGGGGGCCTCGCCGCACTGTCGCTGGACGCGATGGCCTCGGTGGCCTACGGGCCCGAGTCGATCGTGCTGGTGCTCGCCGCGGCCGGCGGCCACGGGCTCGGCTTCACCCTGCCGGTCACCGTCTCGATCGCCGTGCTGCTGGCCGTCCTGGTCGCCTCGTACCGGCAGGTCATCGCGGCCTTCCCGGACGGCGGCGGGTCCTACGCCGTCGCCAAGGCCCACCTGGGCAGACGGACGGCCCTGACGGCCGCCGCCTCCCTGGTGATCGACTACATCCTGAACGTCGCGGTGTCCGTCACGGCCGGGGTCGCCGCCCTGACCTCCGCCTTCCCCGGCCTGTACGAGCAGCGGGTCTGGCTCTGCCTGGCGGTTCTCGCCGTGGTCACCGCCGTCAATCTGCGGGGGATCGCGGAGTCCGCGCGCTGGTTCATGGCACCGACGGCCGTCTTCGTCCTCTCGATCATGGCGATCATCGTCGTCGGCCTGTTCCGGGACGCGCCCGCCTCCACCGGGGCCGCCGCCGGTCATGCCTCGGCGCCGGCCGGCAACGCCACCGCGGTCGGCGTGCTGCTGCTGCTCAAGGCGTTCGCCGCCGGTTGCTCGGCGCTGACCGGCGTGGAGGCCGTCGCGAACGCCGTCCCGTCCTTCCGGACGCCGCGCGTGAAGCGCGCCCGGCACACCGAGGTCGCGCTCGGCGGCCTGCTCGGCGTGATGCTGATCGGCCTGGCCGTCCTGATCGGCCGCTTCCACCTCCGGCCGGTGGAGGGGGTCACCGTCCTCGCTCAACTGGCGGACGCCTCTCTCGGCCACGGGTTCGGCTTCTACCTGGTGCAGTTCGCCACCGTGGTCCTGCTCGGGCTGGCGGCCAACACCTCCTTCGGCGGCCTGCCCGTCCTGCTGCGCCTGCTGGCCCGGGACAATCACCTGCCGCACGTCTTCGCGCTGCGCGCCGACCGCCAGGTGCACCGCCACGGCGTGCTCTTCCTCTCGATCGTGTCCGCCGCGCTGCTGGTCGCCTCCGGCGGGGACGTCAACAGCCTGGTCCCGCTCTTCGCGATCGGTGTCTTCGTCGGCTTCACGATCTGCCAGGTGGGCATGGTCAGGCACTGGAACCGGGAGCGTGGCCCGCGCTGGCAGGGCAAGGCGCTGCTCAACGGCTTCGGCGCCCTGCTCACCGGGGTCGCGACGATCGTCGTCACCGGCACCAAGTTCACCGAGGGCGCCTGGGGCATCTGCCTCGCGCTGCCCCTGCTCGTCCTGCTCCTCGAACTGATCCACCGCACCTATGCCCGGATCGGCGCCCGGCTGGAGCTGGGCCGGGTACCGGGCGCGGTCGAGCGGCAGCGTTCCCTGGTCGTCGTACCCGTCACCGCGATCACCCGCCTGACCCGGGACGCACTGAGCGCCGCGGTCTCGCTCGGCGACGAGGTGCTCGCCGTCACGGTCGTGCACACCGCGCCCGACGCCGAGGACCAGCAGGCCGCCGAGGCGCTGCGCCGCGACTGGGAGCTGTGGCGGCCGGGCGTCGCCCTGGTGGAGGTGGCCGACGCGCACCGCCGGCTCGGGCCGCCGATCGCCGCCTTCGTCAACGAACTCGCCGCCGAGCACGCCTACGACCGGGTCACCGTGCTGATCCCCGAGGTCGAGCCCGTCCAGCTGTGGCAGCGCGCGCTGCAGAACCGGCGCGGCGCCGTGATCGACCGGGCGCTGCGGCGGCACACCGACGCGGTGGTGTGCCGGCTGCGGATGAGGATGTAG
- the kdpB gene encoding potassium-transporting ATPase subunit KdpB produces the protein MSSTLTPAPADTTGAQAPHRVASGLLDPKLLVAALPDAVKKLDPRVMYKNPVMFVVEVGSVVTTVSAVAEPSVFAWAITVWLWLTTIFANLAEAVAEGRGKAQAETLRRAKTEATARRLVDWPASQAEEEVAGTALRLGDHVVVEAGQTVPGDGDVVEGVASVDESAITGESAPVIRESGGDRSAVTGGTKVLSDRIVVKIAAEPGKSFIDRMIALVEGAARQKTPNEIALNILLASLTIVFLIAVVTLQPMATYAGAPQPMVVLVALIVALIPTTIGALLSAIGIAGMDRLVQRNVLAMSGRAVEAAGDVNTLLLDKTGTITLGNRQAAEFRPAAGVTVEELADAAQLSSLADETPEGRSVVVLAKTGYGLRARAQGELEHATWVPFTAQTRMSGVDLDEGGVVQSVRKGAAGSVTNWVTGQGGTVGSDVAELVDGISAAGGTPLLVASRTGNGTPRALGVIHLKDVVKEGMKERFDELRRMGIRTVMITGDNPLTAKAIADEAGVDDFLAEATPEDKMALIKKEQEGGKLVAMTGDGTNDAPALAQADVGVAMNTGTMAAKEAGNMVDLDSNPTKLIEIVEIGKQLLITRGALTTFSIANDVAKYFAIIPAMFAGVYPGLRHLNIMGLHSPTSAITSAIVFNALVIIGLIPLALRGVKYRPSDAGSLLRRNLGIYGLGGLVVPFVGIKAIDLIVQFVPGLS, from the coding sequence ATGTCGTCCACTCTCACCCCAGCACCGGCTGACACGACCGGGGCCCAGGCGCCCCACAGAGTCGCCAGCGGTCTCCTCGACCCGAAACTGCTCGTCGCCGCACTCCCCGACGCGGTGAAGAAGCTCGACCCGCGCGTCATGTACAAGAACCCGGTCATGTTCGTGGTCGAGGTCGGCTCGGTGGTCACCACCGTCTCCGCCGTCGCCGAGCCGAGCGTGTTCGCCTGGGCGATCACCGTGTGGCTCTGGCTGACCACGATCTTCGCCAACCTGGCCGAGGCCGTGGCCGAGGGCCGCGGCAAGGCCCAGGCGGAGACGCTGCGCCGGGCGAAGACCGAGGCGACGGCCCGCCGGCTCGTCGACTGGCCCGCCTCGCAGGCCGAGGAGGAGGTGGCGGGAACGGCCCTGCGGCTCGGTGACCACGTGGTGGTCGAGGCCGGGCAGACCGTCCCCGGCGACGGCGACGTCGTCGAGGGTGTCGCCTCGGTGGACGAGTCGGCGATCACCGGCGAGTCCGCCCCCGTGATCCGCGAGTCGGGCGGCGACCGCTCGGCCGTGACCGGCGGCACCAAGGTGCTGTCCGACCGGATCGTGGTGAAGATCGCCGCCGAGCCCGGCAAGTCCTTCATCGACCGGATGATCGCCCTGGTCGAGGGCGCCGCCCGGCAGAAGACGCCGAACGAGATCGCGCTCAACATCCTGCTGGCCTCGCTCACGATCGTGTTCCTGATCGCGGTCGTGACCCTGCAGCCGATGGCGACCTACGCCGGCGCCCCGCAGCCCATGGTCGTCCTGGTCGCCCTCATCGTGGCGCTCATCCCCACCACCATCGGCGCGCTGCTCTCCGCGATCGGCATCGCCGGCATGGACCGGCTGGTGCAGCGCAACGTCCTCGCGATGTCCGGTCGCGCCGTCGAGGCCGCCGGGGACGTCAACACCCTGCTGCTCGACAAGACCGGCACCATCACCCTCGGCAACCGGCAGGCCGCCGAGTTCCGGCCGGCCGCCGGGGTCACCGTCGAGGAGCTGGCGGACGCCGCGCAGCTGTCCAGCCTCGCGGACGAGACGCCCGAGGGACGCTCGGTCGTGGTGCTCGCCAAGACCGGGTACGGCCTGCGGGCCCGTGCCCAGGGTGAGTTGGAGCACGCCACCTGGGTGCCGTTCACCGCGCAGACCCGGATGTCGGGTGTCGACCTGGACGAGGGCGGGGTGGTGCAGTCGGTGCGCAAGGGCGCGGCCGGCTCGGTCACCAACTGGGTCACCGGGCAGGGCGGCACCGTCGGGAGCGACGTCGCGGAGCTGGTCGACGGGATCTCCGCCGCCGGCGGCACGCCGCTGCTGGTGGCATCGCGGACGGGGAACGGCACGCCGCGTGCCCTGGGCGTCATCCACCTCAAGGACGTCGTCAAGGAGGGCATGAAGGAGCGCTTCGACGAGCTCCGCCGGATGGGCATCCGCACCGTCATGATCACGGGCGACAACCCGCTGACCGCCAAGGCGATCGCGGACGAGGCCGGCGTGGACGACTTCCTCGCCGAGGCCACCCCCGAGGACAAGATGGCCCTGATCAAGAAGGAGCAGGAGGGCGGCAAGCTGGTCGCGATGACCGGCGACGGCACCAACGACGCCCCGGCCCTCGCCCAGGCCGACGTCGGCGTGGCGATGAACACCGGCACCATGGCGGCCAAGGAGGCCGGCAACATGGTGGACCTGGACTCCAATCCCACCAAACTGATCGAGATCGTCGAGATCGGCAAGCAACTCCTCATCACCCGAGGGGCGTTGACGACCTTCTCGATCGCCAACGACGTCGCGAAGTACTTCGCGATCATCCCGGCGATGTTCGCCGGCGTGTACCCGGGCCTGCGGCACCTGAACATCATGGGCCTGCACAGCCCCACGTCCGCCATCACCTCGGCGATCGTCTTCAACGCCCTGGTCATCATCGGCCTGATCCCGCTCGCCCTGCGCGGCGTCAAGTACCGCCCGTCCGACGCCGGATCCCTCCTGCGCCGCAACCTCGGGATCTACGGCCTCGGCGGACTCGTGGTGCCGTTCGTCGGCATCAAAGCCATCGACCTCATTGTCCAGTTCGTCCCCGGCCTGAGCTGA